GCGATCAAGTGGAACTCTTTGCCCAGCAAACCCTGCGCACCGCTTGGCGATCGCGATCTGAAATTCAAGCTCATACAGAGACGAGAGACGTTCTTCAATATCTCCCCGCTGCTGGGATTGCTCATCATCTGTAATGATAACGTGAGTCTCCAGCGGAGGGGGTACGGTAAGACGCACTGACACATCTCTGGAAACCCTTGAATTCTCATGAGTTTTAGATTCTGTAAGTACCTTGAATCAAGGCTTTCGAACTTCGACCTTGACCTTGTGGTTTCGCCTCCCAAATCAACGATAGAATCAGACTCTGAGGCACTTGTGTCAGTCAGACAGCTTGTTGCCATGATGCGTTTATCTCAAGCACTGTTTTGGTCAATGCACAGGTATCAGCTTCATCGATAGCACCGTAATCAAAGTCCGCCATAATCGTCGGATTCCTCGGCACCGAGTCTTTGCCAAGCTGGCGGCTCGCGGCAACACTTCGGTGGATTGGTTCTTGGGGTTCAAGCTGCATCTGGTGGTTAATGAACAGGGGGAACTGCTCAACGTCACCCTGACCCCGGGCAATACCGTTCGCGTAGCATGTGCGAAGCACTTAGACCATAAGCCCGTACCCGACCTGCTTAAAGACTTGTTTGGCAAGGTGTTTGCCGACCGAGGTTACATCTCACAAGCTTTGGACCAGAAGCTGTTCGAGGACTATGGCATTGAGTTCTTTGCTCGACCCAAACGGAGGAGGATGAACCACCTAATGAACAGCACGGCAATGGGTTTGACATCTAAGTCTGGGCGAAAGACTTTCTCGCAGGAGGCAAAGAAGTTATGGTAATCCACCAGCACGGCCAGGGATGGCATGAGTGTTTGAACTCGACTTTAGCCATTAGCGCGAAGGTCGAAGAGAGCAAAAGATGAAGACACTGGAGCCAAGCCTGACCAACCCGGTAGGCTTAGCTCCAGTGTTATGTCATTAAACTCATGCTGAGTCTACCCAATGAGATTGCGGACGTGTTGGCTCCGTTCCGAGGGGTGTTCGCCCAACAGCGCAGTTGGCAGAAGGCGCAAACCATGCTGGTGGGAGCGATCTTATGTCAGGGCAATCGCACGGTCAGTCGGGTCTTGCAGGTGATGGGCCTAGGACAAGCGCAGCAGTACGGGACGTATTACCGGAT
This region of Candidatus Obscuribacterales bacterium genomic DNA includes:
- a CDS encoding penicillin acylase family protein; this encodes TAIGGDSFIALVEFSSPLQAKVLTAYGNSSQPNSPHAGDQVELFAQQTLRTAWRSRSEIQAHTETRDVLQYLPAAGIAHHL